A genomic window from Halorubrum lacusprofundi ATCC 49239 includes:
- a CDS encoding chemotaxis protein CheW, producing the protein MAAIETDAEPTKVLEFGLGDGTYCLDIGVIDEIVDAGELTRIPNSPDHVEGVMDLRGRTTTIVDPKTLFAIDEEGPRERIVVFDDDEIDEGGTVGWMVDEVFQVRDVAPEDVDQATTVDDKGVNGIVKSDDRFVVWVSPDVEEIGDLDAAELGAEGEEAEA; encoded by the coding sequence ATGGCAGCCATCGAGACGGACGCCGAACCCACGAAGGTACTGGAGTTCGGGCTGGGCGACGGGACGTACTGTCTGGATATTGGGGTCATCGACGAGATCGTCGACGCCGGCGAACTCACGCGCATTCCCAACTCCCCCGACCACGTCGAGGGTGTGATGGACCTGCGAGGACGCACGACGACGATCGTCGACCCGAAGACGCTCTTCGCGATCGATGAGGAGGGCCCCCGCGAGCGGATCGTCGTGTTCGACGACGACGAGATCGACGAGGGCGGCACCGTCGGCTGGATGGTCGACGAGGTGTTCCAGGTCCGCGATGTGGCTCCGGAAGACGTCGATCAGGCGACGACCGTCGACGACAAGGGGGTAAACGGGATCGTCAAGTCCGACGACCGCTTCGTGGTCTGGGTCTCCCCCGATGTCGAGGAGATCGGAGATCTCGACGCCGCCGAGCTCGGCGCAGAGGGCGAAGAGGCCGAAGCGTAG
- a CDS encoding chemotaxis protein CheA → MDSHRAAFVAEAEDGITDLNNALLALEADPEDAEAMDDVFRVAHTLKGNAAAMGYEGVSDFGHALEDLLDAVRQGDREVTPELMDLLFEGVDTVEAMVSEIADTGDVSTDPSDLEGRLREMEEHGTVGGEDGDGDADSGTDASDADDADADGGDEDGGVNEASADEDPESSEDDAEDISVPELPDAAAALDDPVVYADVTIGEAAMAGVDAALVLQALDGQFGEYVTVPGPEALEDGEYDERFDVFVADADPGVVAEGLGALTQVESIATGLVEDGEDGEDVEHGEHGEDGEDGEDGDAVDDGSEAAVGVGGADDADDANESAKDDSSSNSKSDSNSGDEIKSIRVDVDQVDELYGLVEQLVTSRIKLRRELEATDAQSDTLDELDKLASSLQDTAMDMRLIPFSQVSDSFPRLVRDISRDLGKRIDFEIEGDDVELDRTILTEMRDPLVHVLRNAVDHGIETPEEREVAGKEPTGHVRLTAERERDHVIIEVADDGGGLDPDQLREKAVDEGVKSREAVEAMENEEVYDLVFHPGFSTAEEVTDVSGRGVGMDVVRTTARDLDGSVSVESEPGEGTTVQFRLPVTVAIVKVMFVDVGGTEYGIPIKSIAEVARADDVEEVHGDEIVRHEDDLYPVIRLNERLANGGATAAGPGDDDPTDGDAAGGDAAAATTDGGVTDEGMLVRIREETRQVALHCDAVLDQEEVVVKPLDGPLSGTPGLSGTAVLGDGDVVAVLDVVSL, encoded by the coding sequence ATGGACTCGCACCGCGCCGCGTTCGTCGCCGAGGCGGAAGACGGGATCACCGACCTGAACAACGCTCTCCTCGCCTTGGAGGCCGACCCCGAGGACGCCGAGGCGATGGACGACGTGTTCCGCGTCGCCCACACGCTGAAGGGCAACGCCGCGGCGATGGGCTACGAAGGCGTCTCCGACTTCGGACACGCCCTCGAAGACCTGCTCGACGCGGTCCGGCAGGGCGACCGCGAGGTGACGCCCGAGCTGATGGACCTGCTCTTCGAGGGGGTCGACACCGTCGAGGCGATGGTGTCGGAGATCGCCGACACGGGCGACGTGTCGACCGACCCCTCCGATCTGGAGGGCCGCCTCCGCGAGATGGAGGAACACGGGACCGTCGGCGGCGAGGACGGAGACGGCGACGCCGACTCCGGTACCGACGCCAGCGATGCCGACGATGCTGACGCAGACGGCGGCGACGAGGACGGTGGCGTCAACGAGGCCTCCGCCGATGAGGACCCCGAGAGCAGCGAGGACGACGCGGAGGATATCTCTGTCCCCGAACTCCCCGACGCGGCGGCCGCCCTCGACGACCCGGTCGTGTACGCAGACGTGACGATCGGCGAGGCCGCGATGGCGGGCGTCGACGCGGCGCTCGTGTTGCAGGCGCTCGACGGTCAGTTCGGCGAGTACGTCACGGTTCCCGGCCCCGAAGCGCTGGAAGACGGAGAGTACGACGAGCGGTTCGACGTCTTCGTCGCCGACGCCGACCCCGGGGTCGTCGCCGAGGGGCTTGGCGCGCTCACGCAGGTCGAGTCGATCGCGACGGGCCTCGTCGAAGATGGCGAAGATGGCGAAGATGTCGAACATGGCGAACATGGCGAAGATGGCGAAGATGGCGAAGATGGCGACGCAGTCGACGACGGCTCCGAAGCGGCTGTAGGTGTCGGCGGTGCCGACGACGCAGACGATGCGAACGAGAGCGCCAAAGACGACTCCTCGTCCAACTCCAAATCCGACTCTAACTCCGGTGACGAGATCAAGTCCATCCGGGTCGACGTCGATCAGGTCGACGAGCTGTACGGGCTCGTCGAGCAGCTGGTGACGAGCCGGATCAAGCTCCGGCGGGAACTGGAGGCGACCGACGCTCAGTCGGACACCTTAGACGAGCTCGATAAGCTCGCGTCCAGCCTGCAGGACACGGCGATGGACATGCGCCTTATTCCGTTCTCGCAGGTGTCGGACTCGTTCCCGCGGCTCGTCCGCGACATCTCGCGAGACCTGGGCAAGCGGATCGACTTCGAGATCGAGGGTGACGACGTGGAACTCGACCGAACCATCCTCACGGAGATGCGCGACCCGCTCGTCCACGTCCTGCGGAACGCGGTCGACCACGGGATCGAGACCCCCGAGGAGCGCGAGGTCGCCGGGAAAGAGCCGACTGGACACGTCAGACTCACGGCCGAACGCGAGCGCGACCACGTCATCATCGAGGTGGCCGACGACGGCGGGGGGCTCGATCCCGACCAGCTCCGCGAGAAGGCGGTCGACGAGGGCGTCAAGAGCCGCGAGGCGGTCGAGGCGATGGAGAACGAGGAGGTGTACGACCTCGTCTTCCACCCCGGCTTCTCCACCGCGGAGGAGGTGACCGACGTCTCCGGGCGCGGCGTTGGGATGGACGTGGTCCGGACGACCGCCCGCGACCTCGACGGCTCCGTCTCAGTCGAGAGTGAACCGGGCGAGGGAACAACGGTCCAGTTCCGGCTCCCGGTCACCGTCGCCATCGTGAAGGTGATGTTCGTCGACGTGGGCGGCACGGAGTACGGGATCCCGATCAAGTCGATCGCCGAGGTCGCCCGCGCGGACGATGTAGAAGAGGTCCACGGCGACGAGATCGTCCGCCACGAGGACGATCTCTACCCCGTGATCCGACTGAACGAGCGGCTCGCGAACGGCGGCGCTACGGCGGCCGGGCCGGGAGACGACGATCCCACAGACGGCGACGCCGCCGGAGGTGACGCCGCGGCCGCGACGACCGACGGCGGCGTGACCGACGAGGGGATGCTCGTGCGGATCCGGGAGGAGACGCGGCAGGTTGCGCTCCACTGCGACGCCGTGCTCGATCAGGAGGAAGTGGTCGTGAAACCGCTCGATGGGCCGTTGTCGGGAACACCGGGGCTCAGCGGCACGGCGGTCCTCGGCGATGGCGATGTCGTGGCCGTCCTCGACGTGGTGAGCCTATGA
- a CDS encoding DUF7504 family protein: MTVLPDAVRDADSVLVTGPPMSGKYDLFNRLLAEWSTGPVVISTGRTAEKIRQDYETITGRDGDDVIVIDCITHEQGDKRDDTPTTKYVASAGNLTDIGIKFTDVVESSAGRDRAVGVYSLSQLLMYWDPERIYRFTRVMTSQTSGEGWPFVGVVNSAAHDEQVVNTLHEPFDVVVETRVEGDDREFRVRGRVGKPSEWTAF, translated from the coding sequence ATGACCGTACTTCCCGACGCTGTCCGCGACGCCGACAGCGTGCTCGTCACCGGGCCGCCGATGAGCGGGAAGTATGATCTGTTCAACCGACTGCTCGCCGAGTGGTCGACCGGGCCGGTCGTCATCTCTACCGGCCGTACCGCGGAGAAGATCCGACAGGATTACGAGACGATCACCGGCCGTGACGGCGACGACGTGATCGTCATCGACTGCATCACCCACGAGCAGGGCGATAAACGCGACGACACGCCGACGACGAAGTACGTCGCCAGCGCTGGCAACCTTACCGATATCGGGATCAAGTTCACCGACGTCGTCGAGTCCTCGGCCGGCCGCGACCGCGCCGTCGGCGTCTACTCGCTGTCCCAGCTATTGATGTACTGGGATCCGGAGCGGATCTACCGGTTCACTCGCGTCATGACCTCCCAGACGTCCGGGGAGGGATGGCCGTTCGTCGGCGTGGTCAACTCGGCCGCCCACGACGAGCAGGTGGTCAATACCCTCCACGAGCCGTTCGACGTGGTCGTCGAGACCCGCGTCGAGGGAGACGACCGAGAGTTCCGCGTCCGCGGCCGGGTCGGGAAGCCCTCCGAATGGACCGCGTTCTAG
- a CDS encoding HAD family hydrolase produces the protein MSYEAVFFDLDNTLYPYAPCNEAGKQAALAAFRERGYEMDRETFDELYAAGRREAKRETRGTAASHDRHIYFKRALREYAGERDAADALAIGDAYWEGYASQMELCDGVERVFDALTEAGTDVAIVTNLTTRVQLQKLSRLAIDDRIDRLVTSEEVGREKPSAIPFTTALAAFDRRPSEALMVGDNVDADVAGANAVGMDTALFVADGDAPADAELPEQRRPDYRPDTFGDLTEVAA, from the coding sequence ATGAGCTACGAGGCGGTGTTCTTCGACCTCGATAACACCCTGTACCCGTACGCCCCCTGCAACGAGGCGGGCAAGCAGGCCGCCCTCGCGGCGTTCCGCGAGCGCGGGTACGAGATGGACCGCGAGACGTTCGACGAGCTGTACGCGGCCGGGCGTCGGGAGGCGAAACGCGAGACCCGCGGCACCGCGGCCTCCCACGACCGGCACATCTACTTTAAGCGCGCACTCCGGGAGTACGCCGGCGAACGCGACGCCGCTGACGCGCTCGCGATCGGCGACGCGTACTGGGAGGGGTACGCGAGCCAGATGGAGCTGTGTGACGGAGTCGAGCGCGTCTTCGACGCGCTCACCGAGGCGGGGACAGATGTCGCAATCGTGACCAACCTCACTACCCGCGTCCAGCTACAGAAGCTCTCGCGGCTCGCGATCGACGACCGGATCGACCGGCTGGTCACCTCCGAGGAGGTCGGCCGCGAGAAGCCGAGCGCGATCCCCTTCACGACCGCGCTCGCGGCGTTCGATCGCCGACCGAGCGAGGCGCTCATGGTCGGCGACAACGTCGACGCCGACGTGGCCGGCGCGAACGCGGTCGGGATGGACACGGCGCTGTTCGTCGCCGACGGCGACGCGCCCGCCGACGCGGAGCTCCCTGAGCAACGGCGCCCAGACTACCGGCCGGACACGTTCGGCGACCTGACGGAGGTGGCGGCATGA
- a CDS encoding HEAT repeat domain-containing protein — MSLYQHARDGNAERLRDAMGSDSAAVRKRAAEFLGEVADHGDQPSIDVLLRAATGDEDAQVRGGAVDALDEIGEAALEQLLSELTGTKGSEAEWVTARKFARALQADRPELRMAAANALGRLDDGSGLQHLVEALDDEDARVRLRACQACGTFADPRAIPGLTERLDDEPRVRRAAANALGNIGTDRALSPLLDLLDDADESLRRIAAGALGKANNPEPVEPLARALGDESAVVRNAAVYSIIELLSNVPTQQSHAVRDRVVSELKQADDETVVEPLVEILTDGQQSRQRRNAAWILGRVAERESTVAVEALADALADDDAQTAQFAATSLKSLGGPIVEDRLLDRLGTEHPEDARAKAVFVLGQVGGQETLNRLEEFTDDESPAVRKRVFSAVSKLRAGGP; from the coding sequence ATGTCGCTGTACCAGCACGCGCGAGATGGGAACGCCGAGCGGCTCAGAGACGCCATGGGCAGCGACAGCGCCGCGGTCCGGAAGCGTGCGGCCGAGTTCCTCGGCGAGGTCGCCGACCACGGCGACCAGCCGTCTATCGACGTACTCCTGCGCGCCGCGACCGGGGACGAGGACGCACAGGTCCGCGGGGGCGCTGTCGATGCGCTCGACGAGATCGGTGAGGCGGCGCTCGAACAGCTCCTCTCGGAGCTCACCGGCACCAAAGGGTCCGAGGCGGAGTGGGTCACCGCCCGGAAGTTCGCCCGCGCGCTGCAGGCCGACCGCCCGGAGCTACGGATGGCCGCCGCCAACGCGCTCGGCCGACTCGACGACGGGAGCGGTCTCCAGCACCTCGTCGAGGCGCTCGACGACGAGGACGCCCGCGTCAGGCTCCGGGCGTGTCAGGCCTGCGGGACCTTCGCCGATCCGCGTGCAATCCCCGGGCTGACCGAGCGGCTCGACGACGAGCCGCGAGTCCGGCGGGCCGCCGCCAACGCCCTCGGAAACATCGGTACCGATCGGGCGCTTTCTCCCCTCCTGGACCTGCTCGACGACGCCGACGAGTCACTCCGGCGCATCGCCGCCGGCGCGCTCGGGAAGGCGAACAACCCCGAGCCGGTCGAGCCGCTGGCGCGCGCGCTCGGCGACGAGAGCGCGGTAGTGCGCAACGCCGCGGTGTACTCGATCATCGAGCTGCTCTCGAACGTACCGACTCAGCAGAGCCACGCGGTCCGCGATCGAGTCGTCTCCGAGCTGAAGCAGGCCGACGACGAGACGGTCGTCGAGCCGCTGGTAGAGATCCTCACAGACGGCCAACAGAGCCGCCAGCGACGGAACGCGGCGTGGATCCTCGGCCGCGTCGCAGAACGGGAGTCGACGGTCGCAGTCGAGGCGCTCGCGGACGCGCTCGCGGACGACGACGCGCAGACCGCGCAGTTCGCGGCCACCAGCCTCAAGAGCCTCGGCGGGCCGATCGTCGAGGACCGCCTCCTCGACCGGCTCGGAACCGAACACCCCGAGGACGCCCGGGCGAAGGCGGTGTTCGTGCTCGGTCAGGTGGGTGGACAGGAGACGCTCAACCGGCTCGAAGAGTTCACTGACGACGAGAGCCCTGCGGTCCGGAAGCGGGTGTTCTCGGCAGTCTCGAAGCTCCGGGCCGGGGGTCCGTAA
- the glmM gene encoding phosphoglucosamine mutase produces MELFGSSGIRGVALRYLTPELVLGIAKAAGTTWDADRVAVARDTRTTGELFANAAASGLAAVGCDVDRLGVVPTPAVGNYCESAGIPCVLVTASHNPPEFNGIKLVGDDGVELSVDVLERVERRVLDDEYDHADWRNAGATTRVECAVDDYVDQLLDAVDREAIADANLTVAVDPGHGAASVSSPRIYRELGCEVLTVNATPDGHFPGRDSEPVPENLDDLQRLVATTDADVGIAHDGDADRAVFVDENGEFVDGDTSFAVMADACLEPGDAVVSAVNVSQRLVDVCNANDADLELTPIGATNIITRTRDLHDEGTNVPIAGEGNGGVFFPPYRLSRDGAYIGARFLELLAAASDPVSEVVAPYADYHFVRRNVEYADDDERDEMLSAARAYVETADAEPNTTDGYRLDYGDAWVLVRPSGTEPKIRIYAESADADRAERLATDMYVAVESGR; encoded by the coding sequence ATGGAGCTGTTCGGATCTAGCGGCATTCGCGGGGTCGCGCTCCGGTATCTCACGCCGGAACTCGTCCTCGGAATCGCGAAGGCCGCCGGCACGACCTGGGACGCCGACCGGGTCGCCGTCGCCCGCGACACCCGTACCACCGGCGAGCTGTTCGCCAACGCCGCTGCGAGCGGGCTGGCCGCGGTCGGCTGCGACGTCGACCGGCTCGGCGTCGTCCCGACGCCAGCGGTCGGCAACTACTGCGAGTCGGCCGGCATTCCCTGTGTCCTCGTCACGGCCTCGCACAACCCGCCGGAGTTCAACGGGATCAAGCTCGTCGGCGACGACGGCGTGGAGCTGTCGGTCGACGTGCTCGAACGCGTCGAACGTCGCGTCCTCGACGACGAGTACGACCACGCCGACTGGCGGAACGCGGGCGCTACAACCCGCGTCGAGTGCGCCGTCGACGACTACGTCGACCAGCTGCTCGACGCGGTCGACCGCGAGGCGATCGCCGACGCGAACCTCACGGTCGCGGTCGACCCCGGCCACGGCGCGGCGTCAGTGTCGTCGCCGCGGATCTACCGAGAGCTCGGCTGTGAGGTGCTGACCGTGAACGCGACACCGGACGGTCACTTCCCCGGCCGGGATTCGGAGCCGGTCCCGGAGAACCTCGACGACCTTCAACGGCTCGTCGCGACCACCGACGCCGACGTGGGGATCGCCCACGACGGCGACGCGGACCGAGCGGTGTTCGTCGACGAGAACGGGGAGTTCGTCGACGGTGACACCTCGTTCGCAGTGATGGCAGACGCCTGCCTCGAACCCGGTGATGCCGTCGTCAGCGCGGTGAACGTCTCCCAGCGGCTCGTCGATGTCTGCAACGCCAACGATGCTGACTTGGAGCTGACCCCCATCGGAGCGACGAACATCATCACGCGAACGCGCGACCTCCACGACGAGGGGACGAACGTCCCCATCGCCGGCGAAGGGAACGGCGGGGTGTTCTTCCCGCCGTATCGGCTCTCGCGCGACGGTGCGTACATCGGCGCGCGCTTCCTTGAGCTGCTCGCGGCCGCCAGCGACCCGGTCAGCGAGGTGGTTGCCCCCTACGCCGACTACCACTTCGTGCGGCGCAACGTCGAGTACGCGGACGACGACGAGCGCGACGAGATGCTGTCAGCCGCGCGAGCTTACGTTGAGACCGCGGACGCGGAGCCGAACACCACCGACGGCTACCGTCTCGACTACGGGGACGCGTGGGTGCTCGTGCGCCCCTCCGGCACCGAACCGAAGATCCGGATCTACGCCGAGTCCGCCGACGCCGACCGCGCCGAGCGGCTGGCGACAGACATGTACGTCGCAGTCGAGAGCGGACGGTAG
- a CDS encoding RAD55 family ATPase, translating into MRASSGVPGFDALVDGGFPENRLYVVSGPPGSGKTTFCSQFAAQGARNGEDVLYVSMHETKEGIRRDMGGYDFGFDRALDSDRITFLDSFSSDGRRFFGLPGERRDHSGVTNRLTGFINSRDIDRVVFDSTMLLRFLLDDDEDTMIQLLSSLKRTDATTLLISEMTDPSAYSEEHYLAHGVVFMHNYLEDGGMQRGIQVLKMRGTDVDTDIQGIEFTDGGLRVGSAATVSH; encoded by the coding sequence ATGCGCGCCTCAAGCGGCGTTCCCGGGTTCGACGCTCTCGTCGACGGCGGCTTCCCGGAGAATCGCCTGTACGTTGTCAGCGGCCCCCCCGGCAGCGGGAAAACGACGTTCTGCTCGCAGTTCGCCGCGCAGGGCGCCCGCAACGGTGAAGACGTGCTGTACGTCAGCATGCACGAGACGAAGGAGGGGATCCGTCGCGACATGGGCGGGTACGACTTCGGGTTCGACCGCGCGCTCGACAGCGACCGGATCACCTTCCTCGACTCCTTCTCCTCGGACGGCCGGCGGTTCTTCGGCTTGCCGGGCGAACGGCGGGACCACTCCGGCGTGACGAACCGGCTCACCGGCTTCATCAACTCCCGCGATATCGACCGGGTCGTCTTCGACTCCACCATGCTGTTGCGGTTCCTGCTCGACGACGACGAGGACACGATGATCCAGCTGCTCTCCTCCCTGAAGCGGACCGACGCGACCACCCTGCTCATCTCGGAGATGACCGACCCGAGCGCCTACTCGGAGGAGCACTACCTCGCGCACGGCGTCGTCTTCATGCACAACTACCTCGAAGACGGCGGGATGCAGCGCGGGATCCAGGTGCTGAAGATGCGCGGAACCGATGTCGACACCGATATTCAGGGTATCGAGTTCACCGACGGCGGGCTTCGGGTCGGCTCGGCCGCGACGGTGAGCCACTGA
- the cheB gene encoding chemotaxis-specific protein-glutamate methyltransferase CheB produces MSRTTDRRGGRDDSLRVVVVDDSPFMRGLISDLLTDAGVAVVGEAGDGAEALSVVAETRPDVVTMDVEMPGMGGLEAVERLMDETPTPVLMLSAHTAEGAEVTFEALERGAVDFFSKPGGEVSTGVSRESDRLVEAVRSVADADLDAATRDRREREAADSDQNATISRVSTTSTPPATTEIDGPLTVVIGASTGGPNAVERVMSALPMADCRVVIVQHMPEAFTARFADRLDEASAYDVREASDGARIGSGEALVARGGSHTRIDSYRSGRLRVKLDEDDSQSVTPAADVTMRSAAAVVDGPLVGVVLTGMGADASEGIRAMADAGARTIAQSEDTCVIYGMPKRAVETGGIGEIHDLDDVAGAIVGGEA; encoded by the coding sequence ATGAGTAGGACGACGGATCGGCGAGGCGGTCGCGACGACTCCTTGCGGGTAGTTGTCGTCGACGACTCGCCGTTCATGCGAGGGTTGATCTCCGATCTCTTGACCGACGCGGGGGTCGCGGTCGTCGGCGAGGCGGGCGACGGCGCCGAGGCGCTGTCGGTGGTCGCCGAGACGCGTCCGGATGTTGTGACGATGGACGTCGAGATGCCGGGGATGGGCGGGCTCGAAGCCGTGGAACGGCTGATGGACGAGACGCCGACGCCCGTGCTGATGCTCTCGGCGCACACTGCCGAGGGCGCCGAGGTGACGTTTGAGGCGCTCGAACGCGGCGCGGTCGACTTCTTCTCGAAGCCCGGCGGCGAGGTGTCGACCGGGGTCTCCCGCGAGTCGGATCGGCTCGTCGAGGCCGTCCGGTCGGTCGCGGACGCCGACCTCGACGCGGCGACCCGCGACCGACGCGAGCGCGAGGCCGCCGACAGCGACCAGAATGCGACGATCTCCAGAGTGTCGACCACCTCGACGCCGCCCGCGACCACTGAGATCGACGGCCCGCTGACGGTCGTGATCGGCGCATCGACCGGTGGACCGAACGCGGTCGAGCGCGTCATGTCGGCGCTGCCGATGGCCGACTGCCGGGTTGTCATCGTCCAGCATATGCCGGAGGCGTTTACCGCGCGGTTCGCCGACCGACTCGACGAGGCCTCGGCGTACGACGTGCGCGAGGCGAGCGACGGCGCTCGGATCGGCTCCGGTGAGGCGCTCGTCGCCCGCGGCGGAAGCCACACCCGGATCGACAGCTACCGGTCGGGCCGGCTCCGCGTCAAGCTCGACGAAGACGACTCGCAATCGGTCACGCCCGCCGCCGACGTGACGATGCGCTCTGCGGCCGCAGTCGTCGACGGCCCACTTGTGGGCGTCGTGTTGACCGGAATGGGTGCCGACGCCTCAGAAGGGATCCGAGCGATGGCCGACGCCGGCGCGCGGACGATCGCACAGAGCGAGGACACCTGCGTCATTTACGGGATGCCGAAGCGCGCGGTCGAGACGGGCGGCATCGGCGAGATACACGACCTCGACGACGTGGCCGGCGCGATCGTGGGGGGTGAGGCCTGA
- a CDS encoding CheF family chemotaxis protein, with protein sequence MSDSDGEYKVTDTQGRFAVAVREGRKVSDVSWTPGRVLLSNRRLILAGNDGKRTIPLSKLRGLGGRHDANQSVARVSNYVSFDLGDQVLIVAASDHEAFERDVYRALLDQRTVTAKHPAIEGGVVQETEWEQARVKIDENGLNAALESGAFVKFDLDDISGLDAAKRTVNGEKKPVIEVSHTDDEGTSIETHIAGDPNRMRFVEAWLQKGEERSSTNVDLSSRDREVLMALYSGVSPFEIPSFLGMEVDGVEETFERLIDLEVVEEVRVRREVALNSRGRNIASEAMNEQ encoded by the coding sequence ATGTCCGACAGCGACGGCGAGTACAAGGTGACAGACACCCAGGGACGGTTCGCGGTCGCCGTCCGCGAGGGACGGAAGGTGAGCGACGTCTCGTGGACGCCGGGCCGGGTGCTCCTCTCGAACCGGCGGCTGATCCTCGCGGGCAACGACGGAAAGCGCACGATCCCCCTCTCGAAGCTTCGGGGGCTGGGGGGGCGCCACGACGCCAACCAGTCGGTCGCGCGGGTCTCCAACTACGTCAGCTTCGACCTCGGCGATCAGGTGCTGATCGTCGCTGCCTCGGATCACGAGGCGTTCGAGCGCGACGTGTACCGAGCGCTGCTCGACCAGCGAACGGTAACCGCGAAACACCCCGCGATCGAGGGCGGCGTCGTTCAGGAGACCGAGTGGGAGCAGGCGCGGGTGAAGATCGACGAGAACGGGCTCAACGCGGCCTTGGAGAGCGGCGCGTTCGTGAAGTTCGACCTCGACGACATCAGCGGACTCGACGCCGCGAAACGCACCGTCAACGGCGAGAAGAAGCCCGTGATAGAGGTGTCACACACCGACGACGAGGGGACGAGCATCGAGACCCACATCGCCGGCGACCCCAACCGGATGCGGTTCGTCGAGGCGTGGCTCCAGAAAGGCGAAGAGCGCAGTTCGACGAACGTTGACCTCTCCAGCCGTGACCGGGAGGTGTTGATGGCGCTGTACTCCGGCGTCTCACCGTTCGAGATCCCGTCGTTCCTCGGAATGGAGGTTGACGGAGTCGAGGAGACGTTCGAGCGACTGATCGATCTCGAAGTGGTCGAAGAGGTGCGGGTGCGTCGCGAGGTGGCGTTGAACTCTCGCGGCCGCAACATCGCCAGTGAGGCGATGAACGAGCAGTAG
- a CDS encoding CheR family methyltransferase, with protein sequence MSGESETPFEGVLRQINDTVPFEPGYYNESYLDRRITARMRRRDTESHTEYERLLREDDGEREALMDALTINVTEFFRNPEMWDALRGVLRERTSEQRRVRVWSAPSADGREPYSVAMLACDDPEIDESRVEVLGSDISEEALDSAREGVYHTTRTTDIAEELEPLSDPDRYVERDEDAFRVRSEVQRLVDFEAHDLIRDGARDPFDVVLCRNLLIYIDVDHKGALFDTLEASLADDGVLVLGMTESVPPDRSDRYEPIDKRRRVFRRV encoded by the coding sequence ATGAGCGGCGAGAGCGAGACGCCCTTCGAGGGCGTCCTCAGGCAGATAAACGACACCGTGCCGTTCGAGCCCGGGTACTACAACGAGTCGTACCTTGACCGCCGGATCACCGCCCGGATGCGCCGGCGCGACACCGAGTCGCACACCGAGTACGAGCGGCTGCTCCGGGAGGACGACGGCGAGCGCGAGGCGCTGATGGACGCGCTCACGATCAACGTGACGGAGTTCTTCCGCAACCCGGAGATGTGGGACGCGCTCCGCGGCGTGCTCCGCGAGCGGACGAGCGAACAGCGCCGGGTCCGCGTCTGGTCGGCTCCCTCGGCGGACGGTCGGGAGCCGTACTCGGTCGCGATGTTGGCCTGCGACGACCCCGAGATCGACGAGTCACGCGTCGAGGTGCTCGGCTCCGATATCAGCGAGGAGGCGCTCGACAGCGCCCGCGAGGGCGTCTACCACACTACCCGCACGACCGACATCGCCGAGGAGCTGGAGCCGCTCTCGGACCCTGACCGCTACGTCGAGCGCGACGAGGACGCGTTTCGGGTGCGCTCGGAAGTCCAGCGGCTCGTCGACTTCGAGGCGCACGACCTGATCCGCGATGGCGCCCGCGATCCCTTCGACGTGGTGTTGTGCCGCAACCTGCTGATCTACATCGACGTCGACCACAAGGGGGCGCTGTTCGACACGCTCGAAGCGTCGCTCGCGGACGACGGTGTGCTCGTGCTCGGCATGACCGAGAGCGTCCCGCCGGACCGCTCGGACAGGTACGAGCCGATCGACAAGCGCCGACGGGTGTTTCGGAGGGTCTGA